The genomic region TGTTATCGCGGCGCACGAAGAGCAGGTCCTTGCCCTTCTGCTTGAAGGTGCGCGCCAGGTACAGGTCGTCCGTGCTGCCGGCCATCATCGTGCGGCCATCGGAGAGATACGCGAAGGTGTCGCCGTCCTCGATGTCCATGTCCGGCGGCGGCGCGGGCGGCGCGGGAGGACGCGGCGCGGCCGCGAGCATGGGGGCCATGGGCGCCACCGGGGACACCGAGCTCCGGACCGGAGGCGCGGGCGGCACCGGCGGGGTGGGCCTGCCACCGACCGGGGGCGCGGGCGGCGCGGGCGGCACCGGAGCCAGCCTGTCATTGGCCGGGATGGGCGCGGGCGCGGACGGCGGGACGTGCGTGGTGAGCTGCATGGACCGCGTCGCCCCCGGCGTAGGCGGAGGCAGCGCGGGCAGCGGAGGCAACGGCGGTGCATCCGCGGGCGTGCCGGGCGCCTTCGCGGTGTGCTCCATCACGGTGGGCTTCGCATCGGGGGCAGGCGTCGTGGTGGAGCGAGAAGCGACGGTCGGCCGGGGGGCCGGCGCGGCGTCCTCGGGCAGGTACCGGACGGTGCCCACCCGGACGGGGGCGGGGGTCGCGTCCTTCGCGGCGGGAGTGGTGCTCTCCGCGGGCGCCTTGGCGACGACCTGGAAGGGCATCAGGACGACGGCGCCGAGGGCGAACAGCGCACCCTTCAGCCACCGGCGGGGTTGCGTGGGGACGACGTCGACATGTTCCAGCATGCGGAGCCTCCTGTGCAGCGCGTGAAGGTGGGCCGACGCCCCGAGCGCCGCTGCGCTGCCTGGGGGCCGGGTGATGCCAAAGGCGATGAGCAATTCGCCGTAGTCCGCGGGCTCCGCGCCGGTGAGGCGCAGCGCCTCCGCGTCACACGCCTCTTCCCGTGCGAGCGCGTACTCACGGGCCGCCTGGCGCGCGAGCGGGTGGAAGAAGAGGACCGTCTCCGCCAACGCCGGCACCCAGCCCAGCCACAGGTCCCCGCGCCGCAGGTGCGCCACTTCATGCGCCAGCGCCATGCGCAGCGAGTCCTCCGGCAAATCACGCAACGCCTTCGCGGGCAGCACGATGACTGGCGACACCAGCCCCGCGGCCAGCGGGCTCACCACCTCGTCCGACACGAGCAGCGTGGGCGGACGGCGCAGGCCCGCTTCATTCGCGAGGAACTCCGCCTCCTCCTCCAGCACCGGGTGACGCAAGGGCCGCGCGCGCTCCCGCATGCCCTGCACCTGACGCCACGCCAGCACGTGGCCCCGCACCTTCCACGCCACGCCCGCGCCCCACAGGACAAGCAGCGCCCACACCCCGCCCACCGTCCACGAATGCGCGCGGAGCGACGCCACCGAGCTCTTGAAGAACGAGGTGACCCGCGCCCCGGCCGAGGGGCCCTCCACGTGAGCCGGTGTCTGCCCTTGCGGCGACACCCGCATGAGCACGGTCGCATCAGGCGCCGTGAGCACCATGACCGTCCGCCCCGGCGTCTGGGATTGAGCGCCGTCCACGCGGACCGTCTGGGATTGCGCGGTCGTGGACTCCACGGGCAGCAGCGCCAGCGGCATGGGCCTGGGCAAGCCCAGCGTGAGCACGAACTTGAGCGCCACCAGCCACCAGAGTCCGGCGCGCAGGGCAGCGGGCAGGCGCGGCAGCGTCCGGGCCAGCAACCAGACGGCCAGCGCGCACAGCGCCCCCTGCCACGAGGCGCGCCACACCGACTCCGACCACGACGACCACCACGGCGAGGTCATGAGCGTCATCACGGGGCTTACTCCTTCCGCTTCTGGCGCAGGCGCGCCACGACGTCCTGGAGCTGCTTCAGCTCTTCGTCGGACACGTCCTCTGTCTCCGACAGGTAGGTCACGAACGGCGACAGGGACCCGGAGAGCGTGCGCTGCACGAAGTTCCCTACGACGTCGCGCAGCAGCTCTTGCGTCGCCACCGGCGAGGCGTACTGGAACACCCCGTCCACCTTCGAACGGGTCAGGTGCCCCTTCAGCCGCAGCCGCTCCATCACCGTCAGGATGGTGGAGCGCGCCAGGCCCTGCGCCTCACCGAAGCGCTCGGCCACCTCGCCCACCGTCGCCGGACCGTGCTCGGCCACGTACCGCAGCACCGCCAGCTCCTGCTCTCCCACCGGCTTCTTCATGCGCCCTGCCCTTCGTGACGACAGCTGTAGTCAGAAAGCAAGGTACGCCTGACTACAGCCGTAGTCAAGCGGGTGTCTTCGGAGGGCATCAGGGATCTCCCGCAGGGACAGACACCCTCTAATTTCCTAGTCTCCTCGCTCCCCCATGACGCACCCAGCCGTCCCTCCGGCCGGGCGCGTCAACGAAAGGCAGTCGAAGATGAAAGGCATTGGCCCCAAGCTGAGCCAGACGCAGTTCAAGGTCGGCAACAACAACACGAAGGTGGGCGAGCAGGTGAAGTACGGCCCCACCGCAGACCTGACCCCGAAGCAGCAGCAGAAGCTCACCCAGCACTACGGCGAGCACGGCACGGCGAAGACTCCGCAGAACTCGCTGAACCGCCTGACCCAGTACAGCGATTCACACACCACGTACACGAAGGCGGCGACGGCCTCCGGGCGTCCCCTGACGGAGCAGGAGGCGCTGGTCGCGGGGAGCGCGAAGAACAAGGCGCCCGCGTCCAGCATCAACCACGTCATCGCCTCCGGCACCGGCCAGAACGTCCTCAACCACGAGACGCTCCAGTTCAAGGAGGGCGTGAAGAACACGAACGAAGGGGCCCAGAAGCTGAGCACGGCCTCCACTCCCAAGGAGAAGGCCGCGGCCCAGAAGCAGATCCAGCAGGGCCTGGCGCAGCAGGCCGCGGGCGTGGGCCGCATGCAGGGCTACTCGCGCGCCACGCTCGCCGAGCGTCAGGGCGAGCTGACTCCGGCGCAGGTGCAGGGCAAGCGCAACGGCGCTCTCCAGAAC from Corallococcus exiguus harbors:
- a CDS encoding M56 family metallopeptidase, with translation MTLMTSPWWSSWSESVWRASWQGALCALAVWLLARTLPRLPAALRAGLWWLVALKFVLTLGLPRPMPLALLPVESTTAQSQTVRVDGAQSQTPGRTVMVLTAPDATVLMRVSPQGQTPAHVEGPSAGARVTSFFKSSVASLRAHSWTVGGVWALLVLWGAGVAWKVRGHVLAWRQVQGMRERARPLRHPVLEEEAEFLANEAGLRRPPTLLVSDEVVSPLAAGLVSPVIVLPAKALRDLPEDSLRMALAHEVAHLRRGDLWLGWVPALAETVLFFHPLARQAAREYALAREEACDAEALRLTGAEPADYGELLIAFGITRPPGSAAALGASAHLHALHRRLRMLEHVDVVPTQPRRWLKGALFALGAVVLMPFQVVAKAPAESTTPAAKDATPAPVRVGTVRYLPEDAAPAPRPTVASRSTTTPAPDAKPTVMEHTAKAPGTPADAPPLPPLPALPPPTPGATRSMQLTTHVPPSAPAPIPANDRLAPVPPAPPAPPVGGRPTPPVPPAPPVRSSVSPVAPMAPMLAAAPRPPAPPAPPPDMDIEDGDTFAYLSDGRTMMAGSTDDLYLARTFKQKGKDLLFVRRDNKPMLIRDAKTLEQVRNLMEDDRKLGDSQSALGEKQAALGAQQAALGQKQAELGYPMSQIAAKHAAIASKRAEISMERARLHSLADGPERDRKEAELDKRDASFDQELEGLDKQQEELSKKMEALGEEQEKLGEQQAKLGEQQGKLGEQHAARSRENMKKVMAVIDEAIRKGLAEPLPS
- a CDS encoding BlaI/MecI/CopY family transcriptional regulator, which encodes MKKPVGEQELAVLRYVAEHGPATVGEVAERFGEAQGLARSTILTVMERLRLKGHLTRSKVDGVFQYASPVATQELLRDVVGNFVQRTLSGSLSPFVTYLSETEDVSDEELKQLQDVVARLRQKRKE